Proteins from a single region of Geothrix sp. PMB-07:
- a CDS encoding thiolase family protein — protein sequence MRSAVIVEAKRTPIGRGVKGAYAATRPEALGAVVIEAIKPLLKDWSALEDVLVGCAMPEGEQGMNMARLISFRSGLPITAGAATINRFCGSSQETMLMAARAILANQGDLFLAGGVESMSKVPMMGFNPSIDPFISETYPAAYCSMGITAENLAKEYKISRREQDEFAYGSHQKAAAAWKAGKFEKEVVRFETKGLDGKAVTLQQDECVRADTSLEKLGELKPAFLADGNVTAGNSSPVTDGAAFLLVMEEGLAKSLGLKPRARILGGAVAGVEPDRMGIGPVPAVKKVLDRCGLKLDQIDAMELNEAFAAQSLAVIREGGYDPAKVNAWGGAIAVGHPLGASGARILTTLLSRLETDGGRYGIATMCIGGGQGIASVIETI from the coding sequence ATGCGATCCGCAGTCATCGTTGAAGCCAAGCGCACCCCCATCGGCCGGGGCGTCAAGGGAGCCTACGCCGCCACCCGCCCCGAGGCGCTGGGCGCGGTGGTGATCGAAGCCATCAAGCCCCTGCTGAAGGACTGGTCGGCCTTGGAAGATGTGCTGGTGGGCTGTGCCATGCCCGAAGGCGAACAGGGCATGAACATGGCGCGCCTCATCAGCTTCCGCTCGGGCCTGCCCATCACCGCGGGCGCGGCCACCATCAACCGCTTTTGCGGCAGCAGTCAGGAAACCATGCTCATGGCTGCGCGCGCCATCCTGGCCAACCAGGGGGACCTCTTCCTGGCGGGCGGCGTGGAGAGCATGTCCAAGGTGCCCATGATGGGCTTCAATCCCAGCATCGATCCCTTCATCAGCGAGACCTACCCCGCGGCCTACTGTTCCATGGGCATCACCGCCGAGAACCTGGCCAAGGAATACAAGATCAGCCGGCGCGAACAGGATGAATTCGCCTACGGCAGCCATCAGAAGGCCGCGGCGGCCTGGAAGGCGGGCAAGTTCGAGAAGGAGGTCGTTCGCTTCGAGACCAAGGGCCTCGACGGCAAGGCGGTCACCCTGCAGCAGGATGAATGCGTGCGCGCCGATACCAGCCTGGAGAAGCTGGGGGAGTTGAAGCCTGCCTTCCTGGCCGATGGGAATGTCACCGCCGGCAACAGCTCGCCCGTCACCGATGGCGCCGCGTTCCTGCTGGTGATGGAGGAAGGGCTGGCCAAGTCCCTGGGCCTCAAGCCCCGCGCGCGCATCCTCGGCGGCGCCGTGGCGGGCGTGGAACCGGACCGGATGGGCATCGGCCCCGTGCCGGCCGTGAAGAAGGTGCTGGACCGCTGCGGCCTGAAACTCGATCAGATCGACGCCATGGAACTCAACGAAGCCTTTGCTGCGCAGAGCCTGGCCGTCATCCGCGAGGGTGGCTATGATCCCGCCAAGGTGAATGCCTGGGGCGGCGCCATCGCCGTGGGGCATCCCCTGGGCGCCAGCGGCGCGCGCATCCTCACCACCCTGCTGAGCCGCCTCGAAACCGATGGCGGCCGCTACGGCATCGCCACCATGTGCATCGGCGGCGGCCAGGGCATCGCGTCGGTCATCGAAACAATTTGA
- a CDS encoding MoxR family ATPase — protein sequence MAQTAHSLEPLLAECRKVIVGQPQLLNRLLVALLCRGHVLLEGLPGLAKTRTIKTLASASHTSFRRIQFTPDLLPSDVVGTLIFDPKQLTFTPKRGPIFANLVLADEINRAPSKVQAALLEAMEERQVTLGEESFALPNPFLVLATQNPLEQEGTFPLPEAQMDRFLFKLRVDYPKQEEEVEVLRRAHLNGDEVRPVVDGASLLAAGKQAEQVRLDDAIRAYIVRLVQATRPGHGKPWKGKEQLRCGASPRASLALQSSSRALAYLQGRDHVLPQDVVDLAPDVLRHRMLLTFESEADGATTDQAIAQLLQAVPRP from the coding sequence ATGGCCCAGACCGCGCACTCCCTGGAACCGCTCCTCGCCGAATGCCGCAAGGTGATCGTGGGCCAGCCCCAGCTGCTGAACCGCCTGCTGGTGGCCCTGCTCTGCCGCGGCCACGTGCTGCTGGAGGGCCTGCCGGGCCTGGCGAAGACGCGCACCATCAAGACGCTGGCCTCCGCCAGCCACACCAGTTTCCGCCGCATCCAGTTCACGCCGGATCTGCTGCCCAGCGACGTGGTGGGCACCCTCATCTTCGACCCCAAGCAGCTCACCTTCACACCCAAGCGCGGCCCCATCTTTGCCAACCTCGTGCTGGCCGATGAAATCAACCGCGCCCCCTCCAAGGTGCAGGCGGCCCTGCTGGAGGCCATGGAAGAGCGACAGGTCACCCTGGGCGAAGAAAGCTTCGCCCTGCCCAACCCCTTCCTGGTGCTGGCCACCCAGAACCCCTTGGAACAGGAGGGCACCTTCCCCCTGCCTGAGGCCCAGATGGACCGCTTCCTCTTCAAGCTGCGGGTGGACTACCCCAAGCAGGAGGAAGAAGTGGAAGTGCTGCGTCGCGCTCACCTCAACGGCGACGAGGTGCGCCCCGTGGTGGATGGCGCCAGCCTGCTGGCGGCGGGCAAGCAGGCCGAACAGGTGCGCCTGGATGACGCCATCCGCGCCTACATCGTGCGGCTCGTTCAGGCCACGCGCCCCGGCCACGGCAAACCCTGGAAGGGCAAGGAGCAGCTCCGCTGTGGCGCCAGCCCTCGGGCCTCGCTGGCCCTGCAATCCTCTTCGCGCGCCCTGGCCTACCTGCAGGGCCGCGACCACGTGCTGCCCCAGGACGTGGTGGACCTCGCGCCAGACGTGCTGCGCCACCGCATGCTGCTTACCTTCGAGAGCGAGGCCGATGGCGCCACCACCGACCAGGCCATCGCCCAGCTGCTCCAGGCTGTGCCACGCCCCTGA
- a CDS encoding GxxExxY protein, whose amino-acid sequence MEAKDPETFAIIGAATEVHRVLGCGFAESAYQEALAHEFRLRGIPFEREALLPIEYKGEKLNTAYRADFICFNRVIVELKALVRLGPIEDAQLLNYLKVSGRPVGLLLNFGTRSLETKRMVGASNTQTQSESVKSVESVD is encoded by the coding sequence GTGGAAGCCAAGGATCCAGAGACTTTCGCCATTATCGGTGCGGCCACGGAGGTTCACCGGGTGCTTGGCTGTGGATTCGCTGAGTCGGCCTATCAGGAAGCTTTGGCCCATGAATTTCGGCTGCGAGGCATTCCGTTCGAGCGGGAGGCTTTGCTTCCCATCGAATACAAAGGCGAAAAACTCAACACGGCCTACCGAGCTGATTTCATTTGTTTCAACCGCGTCATCGTCGAATTGAAAGCCCTCGTTCGGCTGGGCCCCATCGAGGATGCGCAACTCCTGAACTACCTAAAGGTGAGTGGAAGGCCGGTTGGGCTTCTGTTGAATTTCGGGACCAGATCCCTCGAAACCAAACGGATGGTCGGAGCTTCCAATACCCAGACTCAATCAGAATCTGTGAAATCCGTGGAATCTGTGGACTAA
- a CDS encoding 3-hydroxyacyl-CoA dehydrogenase/enoyl-CoA hydratase family protein: MTIKKIGVLGSGVMGSGIAAHVASAGCQVELLDIVIDEAAPNKLAEGALAALAKSKPALVMHAAYLKKIRPGNLRDHLDRLADCDWVVEVVKEDLAIKRELYGRLEAHLKPGAWVSSNTSGIPLKLLVEGRGDAFRKHFVITHFFNPVRYLRLLEFVKGPEVDEVEATAFRTWLEEALGKEVVPAFDSPTFIGNRIGIHGIMATLHLALEEKVPFEVLDLVLGDAAARAKSAAFRTADLAGVDILAATAKNVYDLCPDDEVREVFTFPEFLQWMLDNKLLGNKVKQGFFKKGPKDAKGKKTFLAIDPTTREYIPQVKKDWPLLKELKGIDDPAEKVKTLLTSDTEAGRLAWRCIAPNLTYAVNRLGEVTDGPLNVDRAIRNGFAFELGPFELWDTLGVERVVARMRFEERPIAPLVEQMLAKGLTSFYRWEHGVPVAQLNPKTLAYDAILEDKRVIILKREEGKGKVVAENGSCQLLDIGDDVACLAFRSKMNALDDGIIGLMEDSVQKHVPGRFKGLVLGNQGQHFSAGANLVMVLNAAKDKQYDLIEEVARRLQYAGRMLTYAPFPTVAAPFNLALGGGCEMSMACQRVVGHAELYIGLVEVGVGVIPAGGGCLQMLLRMEDAMAARGELGPMPKVKASFQGIGTAAVHTSFDEAQRNGYLRRSDRRVMNKAFLLNEAKQEVLKMAADFQPLKERTLRLPGRGGSEALKMAVRDFQLQGLASEHDAIIMGELAHILCGGDVSPVQEVSEERILELERQAFARLCSYEKTQARMDAILKTGRPLRN; this comes from the coding sequence ATGACCATCAAGAAGATCGGCGTGCTCGGTTCAGGTGTGATGGGTTCGGGCATTGCGGCGCACGTGGCTTCGGCGGGCTGCCAGGTGGAACTGTTGGACATCGTCATTGACGAGGCGGCACCCAACAAGTTGGCGGAGGGCGCCCTGGCGGCCCTGGCCAAATCCAAACCGGCCCTGGTCATGCACGCCGCCTACCTGAAGAAGATCCGGCCCGGTAACCTGCGCGACCACTTGGACCGCCTGGCGGACTGCGACTGGGTGGTGGAGGTGGTGAAGGAGGATCTGGCCATCAAGCGGGAGTTGTACGGCCGCCTGGAGGCCCACCTGAAGCCCGGCGCCTGGGTGAGCTCGAACACGTCGGGCATTCCCCTGAAGCTGCTGGTGGAAGGCCGCGGCGACGCCTTCCGCAAGCACTTCGTCATCACCCATTTCTTCAATCCGGTGCGCTACCTCCGGTTGCTGGAATTCGTAAAGGGCCCCGAGGTGGATGAGGTGGAGGCCACGGCCTTCCGCACCTGGCTGGAAGAGGCCCTGGGCAAGGAGGTGGTGCCCGCCTTCGATTCGCCCACCTTCATCGGCAACCGCATCGGCATCCACGGCATCATGGCCACGCTGCACCTTGCTCTGGAAGAGAAGGTGCCCTTCGAGGTGCTGGACCTGGTGCTGGGCGATGCAGCCGCGCGGGCCAAGAGCGCGGCCTTTCGCACCGCGGATCTGGCGGGTGTGGACATCCTCGCGGCCACGGCGAAGAACGTCTACGACCTGTGCCCCGATGATGAAGTGCGCGAGGTCTTCACGTTCCCGGAATTCCTGCAGTGGATGCTCGACAACAAACTGCTCGGGAACAAGGTCAAGCAGGGCTTCTTCAAGAAGGGGCCCAAGGACGCCAAGGGCAAGAAGACCTTCCTGGCCATCGATCCCACTACCCGCGAGTACATCCCGCAGGTGAAGAAGGACTGGCCCCTGCTCAAGGAATTGAAGGGCATCGATGATCCCGCGGAAAAGGTGAAGACGCTGCTCACCAGCGACACCGAGGCCGGGCGACTGGCCTGGCGCTGCATTGCGCCGAACCTCACCTACGCGGTGAACCGCCTGGGCGAGGTAACGGACGGGCCCCTGAACGTGGATCGTGCCATCCGCAACGGCTTCGCCTTTGAGCTGGGCCCATTCGAGCTGTGGGACACGCTCGGTGTCGAACGGGTGGTGGCACGCATGCGCTTCGAGGAGCGTCCCATCGCCCCGCTCGTGGAGCAGATGCTGGCCAAGGGCCTCACCAGCTTCTACCGCTGGGAGCATGGCGTACCGGTGGCGCAGCTGAATCCGAAGACCCTGGCCTACGACGCCATCCTCGAAGACAAGCGCGTGATCATCCTCAAGCGCGAAGAGGGCAAGGGCAAGGTGGTGGCAGAGAACGGCAGCTGCCAGTTGCTCGACATTGGTGATGATGTGGCCTGCCTGGCTTTCCGCAGCAAGATGAATGCGCTGGATGACGGCATCATCGGCCTGATGGAAGACTCGGTGCAGAAGCACGTGCCCGGGCGCTTCAAGGGCCTGGTGTTGGGCAACCAGGGCCAGCACTTCAGTGCCGGGGCGAACCTGGTGATGGTGCTGAACGCCGCCAAGGACAAGCAGTACGATCTGATCGAGGAAGTGGCGAGGCGCCTGCAGTACGCGGGCCGCATGCTCACCTACGCCCCGTTCCCCACCGTCGCTGCACCCTTCAACCTGGCCCTGGGCGGCGGCTGCGAGATGTCCATGGCCTGCCAGCGCGTGGTGGGCCATGCCGAGCTCTACATCGGCCTGGTGGAAGTGGGTGTGGGTGTCATCCCCGCGGGCGGCGGTTGCCTGCAGATGCTTCTGCGCATGGAGGATGCCATGGCCGCCAGGGGCGAACTGGGGCCCATGCCCAAGGTGAAGGCTAGCTTCCAGGGCATCGGAACAGCCGCGGTACACACCAGCTTCGATGAGGCCCAGCGCAACGGCTACCTGCGGCGCAGCGATCGCCGCGTCATGAACAAGGCCTTCCTGCTGAACGAGGCCAAGCAGGAAGTGCTGAAGATGGCCGCAGACTTCCAGCCCCTGAAGGAGCGCACCCTGCGCCTGCCAGGCCGGGGGGGCAGCGAGGCACTCAAGATGGCCGTGCGCGATTTCCAGTTGCAGGGCCTGGCCAGTGAACACGACGCCATCATCATGGGCGAACTGGCTCACATCCTCTGCGGCGGCGACGTGAGCCCGGTGCAGGAGGTCAGCGAGGAGCGCATTCTCGAACTGGAACGGCAGGCCTTCGCCCGGCTTTGCAGTTATGAGAAAACGCAGGCTCGCATGGACGCGATCCTGAAGACGGGGAGACCCCTCCGCAACTAG
- a CDS encoding elongation factor G: MMESLLFVAGALPRKGSVKEGNTVGDASMEAKARQMSVESSLAACTYQNQAWTLIDCPGSVEFSQETAHALMAADIAVVVVDPDPGRALMVAPTLKFLDDHKVPHVMFINKMEAAGSAGKIKDVLNALQVVSERPLVLVEIPIRDGDQITGYVDLISEHAYKYEAGKDADLMQLPESVLPEEHEARQLMLEKLADFDDHLMEELLSDLVPPLEEVAEDLAKDVQDDLLVPVFFGSADKDAGVRRLFQALCDEAPFVDVTAARLGIPEGKDTLVQVFKTVHAQHVGKLSISRVWRGEVADGSSLAGNRVSGINKLFGSQQIKQQKATLGEVVALGRMEEVHTSEGLTPTAKVELAWPEPLQPMLALSLHTTKSGDDVKLSLALQRLCEEDASLKVEQNAETQERILWGQGEVHLKCALDRLKSRFGLDVEHHPPMVPYRETFTKPAKVHGRHKHQTGGHGQFGDVWLEVKPRGRGEGFEFEEKIVGGVVPKNFFGAVEHGIVDWMKRGPLGFPVVDIYVALVDGSYHTVDSSDMAFKTAARIGMNEAGAVCHPVLLEPICEVHIAVPSEFTPKAQRLVTGRRGGQVLGFDARPGWNGWDVVSAYIPQAEMGDVVVELRSLTMGVGSFTWAFHHLQELVGRDADKVVEARKQTKAPA, encoded by the coding sequence TTGATGGAGAGCCTTCTCTTCGTGGCAGGCGCCCTGCCGCGCAAGGGCTCCGTCAAGGAGGGGAACACCGTCGGCGATGCCTCCATGGAGGCCAAGGCCCGCCAGATGAGCGTGGAATCCAGCCTGGCGGCCTGCACCTATCAGAACCAGGCCTGGACCCTCATTGACTGTCCGGGATCTGTCGAATTCAGCCAGGAAACCGCCCACGCCCTCATGGCCGCGGACATCGCCGTGGTGGTGGTGGACCCGGATCCAGGCCGCGCCCTCATGGTGGCGCCCACGCTGAAGTTCCTGGACGACCACAAAGTCCCCCACGTCATGTTCATCAACAAGATGGAAGCCGCGGGCAGCGCCGGGAAAATCAAGGATGTGCTGAACGCCCTGCAGGTGGTCTCCGAGCGTCCCCTGGTGCTGGTGGAGATTCCCATCCGGGATGGCGATCAGATCACGGGCTACGTCGATCTCATCAGCGAACACGCCTACAAGTATGAAGCGGGCAAGGATGCGGATCTGATGCAGCTGCCCGAATCCGTGCTGCCGGAGGAGCACGAGGCGCGGCAGCTCATGCTGGAGAAGCTGGCGGATTTCGACGATCACCTGATGGAGGAGCTGCTCAGCGACTTGGTGCCGCCCCTGGAGGAGGTCGCGGAGGATCTCGCCAAGGATGTGCAGGATGACCTGCTGGTGCCGGTCTTCTTCGGCTCGGCCGACAAGGACGCGGGCGTCCGCCGCCTCTTCCAGGCCCTTTGCGACGAAGCGCCGTTTGTGGATGTCACGGCCGCGCGTCTGGGCATTCCCGAAGGCAAGGACACCCTGGTGCAGGTGTTCAAGACCGTCCACGCCCAGCACGTGGGCAAGCTGAGCATCTCCCGCGTGTGGCGCGGCGAGGTGGCGGACGGAAGCTCCCTGGCGGGCAACCGTGTCAGCGGCATCAACAAGCTGTTCGGCTCGCAGCAGATCAAGCAGCAGAAGGCCACGCTGGGCGAGGTGGTGGCCCTGGGTCGCATGGAGGAAGTGCACACCAGCGAAGGGCTGACCCCCACCGCCAAGGTGGAGCTGGCCTGGCCTGAGCCGCTGCAGCCCATGCTGGCGCTGAGCCTGCACACCACCAAGAGCGGCGACGATGTAAAGCTGTCCCTGGCGCTGCAGCGCCTCTGCGAAGAGGACGCCTCCCTCAAGGTGGAGCAGAATGCCGAAACCCAGGAGCGCATCCTCTGGGGCCAGGGCGAAGTGCACCTCAAGTGCGCACTGGACCGCCTCAAGAGCCGCTTCGGGCTCGACGTGGAACACCACCCGCCCATGGTGCCCTACCGGGAAACCTTCACCAAACCTGCGAAGGTGCATGGCCGACACAAGCATCAGACCGGCGGGCATGGCCAGTTCGGCGATGTGTGGCTGGAGGTGAAGCCCCGCGGCCGAGGTGAAGGCTTCGAGTTCGAGGAAAAGATCGTGGGCGGCGTGGTGCCCAAGAACTTCTTCGGTGCGGTGGAGCACGGCATTGTGGATTGGATGAAGCGCGGGCCCCTGGGCTTCCCGGTCGTGGACATCTACGTGGCCCTGGTGGACGGCAGCTATCACACCGTCGACAGTTCCGACATGGCCTTCAAGACCGCCGCCCGCATCGGCATGAACGAGGCCGGCGCTGTCTGCCACCCCGTGTTGCTGGAACCCATCTGCGAAGTGCACATCGCCGTGCCCAGCGAGTTCACGCCCAAGGCCCAGCGCCTTGTCACGGGCCGCCGCGGCGGCCAAGTGCTGGGCTTCGATGCCCGGCCCGGCTGGAATGGCTGGGACGTGGTGTCCGCCTACATCCCCCAGGCTGAGATGGGCGATGTGGTGGTGGAGTTGCGCAGCCTCACCATGGGTGTCGGTTCCTTCACCTGGGCTTTCCACCACCTGCAGGAACTCGTCGGCCGGGATGCGGACAAGGTGGTTGAGGCCCGCAAGCAGACCAAGGCCCCGGCCTGA
- a CDS encoding serine/threonine-protein kinase — protein sequence MATAEERALALAVARGLLEPDEAQGVTLEGLVAGGRLTESDCILLRQDLADLDATEGDHWSMEVTAQTLLGPQAEPTQLEPTPPSSDPPSGPMRGFRQGGVFRAQTLERWGRFEDLVLLGEGGMGRIFRATDPRLRREVALKLLRREDPELIQRFLQEAQLQARVDHPNVCRVYEVGEWRGQPYIVMQFLRGETLQKAAPKLPLEALLRHMIEVCEGVHAAHRVGLVHRDLKPPNLMIDHPEGEAPRACVLDFGLARGAESHGLTETGRVMGTVSYMAPEQVRGETARLDRRSDVYALGATLHTLLVGAPPFGGEGLVCMEHIVKDEPPPLRRMVPTAPADLETVLLTCLQKDPRRRYATARALGEDLQRLLDGEPIQARPATTLEKLAHWVRKRKALVIASAAVLLSMGVFGGMALRERLRAQARATYAQRFAQAAERIEALARYLKLSPPHDLGPERRDLEARVARLAEEVKAESAIAEAPGEYAIGRARLALGQPEQAQAHLERARALGFDTPELRSALGRALLELHQHALDEAWRIGQGDARKEAVARLQARAATRIEPLLKSGAPASLIPLAYLEGQAAWVSGRWEEAVAKAKEAQAQAPWFYEARLLEARALLSWGLPKSGTERTAMLEAAHERAQAAVRSAPCDIQALELVGRIGVMRYSAFVADPSRRKELRSSVEGIVSALRVLEIDGRDAVIMEAGLLTAEAVNALVIGRSGAEPLKKAISLLAPLLDSTHPSFDALEGAMRAERYAAKFPEMGDPVTWLDLALAHGRRALELRQGHSDLARELAKVSVWRISEGTLRGEAPWEVFETTLQLILRELDREPDAKSLREALGYLWGERAEYERTHGLDPRQSLHESAICFEMVLKQGRDFLPLYGRGNVALMQGQWETAHHLPGALVSLEQAEHMYRQARQVAPYQAMVSAVLVEIALWKSRAYGRDAGESERALMEGEVLFQEGIKRFPSNAVLWLRGAQLAEANGQQKTAKARIQRAFALDSHNPEIRNTLLAAPRG from the coding sequence ATGGCCACAGCTGAGGAACGGGCACTGGCCCTGGCCGTGGCTCGCGGTCTGCTTGAACCTGACGAGGCCCAGGGGGTCACCCTGGAGGGTCTGGTGGCCGGCGGGCGCCTGACGGAAAGCGACTGCATCCTGCTGAGGCAGGACTTGGCGGACTTGGATGCCACGGAAGGGGACCACTGGTCCATGGAGGTCACGGCCCAAACCCTGCTGGGGCCCCAGGCCGAACCCACGCAGCTTGAGCCCACGCCGCCCTCTTCGGATCCGCCCTCCGGGCCCATGCGGGGGTTCCGTCAGGGCGGCGTCTTCCGGGCGCAGACGCTGGAGCGCTGGGGCCGCTTTGAGGATCTCGTGCTGCTGGGCGAAGGCGGCATGGGGCGCATCTTCCGGGCCACCGATCCCAGGCTGCGTCGGGAGGTCGCCCTGAAACTGCTGCGCCGGGAGGACCCCGAACTCATCCAGCGCTTCCTGCAGGAGGCCCAGCTGCAGGCCCGAGTGGATCATCCGAATGTGTGCCGGGTCTACGAAGTGGGCGAATGGCGCGGACAGCCCTACATCGTCATGCAGTTCCTCCGGGGCGAGACGCTGCAGAAAGCCGCGCCGAAACTGCCCCTGGAGGCGCTGCTGCGGCACATGATCGAGGTCTGCGAGGGGGTCCATGCCGCGCACCGCGTGGGGCTGGTGCACCGCGACCTGAAGCCGCCCAACCTCATGATCGACCATCCCGAGGGCGAGGCGCCCCGGGCCTGTGTGCTGGACTTCGGCCTGGCCCGGGGCGCCGAAAGCCACGGCCTCACGGAGACCGGTCGGGTCATGGGCACCGTGAGCTACATGGCGCCGGAACAGGTGCGGGGGGAAACGGCGCGGCTGGATCGCCGCAGCGATGTCTACGCTCTGGGGGCCACACTCCACACCCTCCTGGTGGGCGCGCCGCCCTTCGGCGGCGAGGGCCTGGTGTGCATGGAACACATCGTGAAGGACGAACCGCCCCCGCTGCGCCGGATGGTGCCCACGGCCCCGGCGGATCTGGAGACGGTGCTGCTCACCTGTCTGCAGAAGGATCCCCGCCGACGCTACGCCACGGCGCGGGCCCTGGGCGAGGATCTGCAGCGCCTGCTCGACGGCGAACCCATCCAGGCCCGGCCTGCCACGACGCTGGAGAAACTGGCCCACTGGGTGCGCAAGCGCAAAGCCCTGGTCATCGCCTCGGCGGCCGTGCTGCTCTCCATGGGCGTCTTCGGCGGCATGGCCCTGCGGGAGCGCCTGCGCGCCCAGGCCCGGGCGACCTATGCCCAGCGCTTCGCCCAGGCGGCGGAACGCATCGAGGCCCTGGCCCGCTACCTGAAACTCTCGCCGCCTCATGACCTCGGCCCCGAACGCCGCGATCTGGAGGCCCGGGTGGCCCGTCTGGCGGAAGAGGTGAAGGCCGAAAGCGCCATCGCCGAAGCCCCGGGCGAATATGCCATCGGCCGCGCCCGCCTGGCATTGGGCCAGCCCGAGCAGGCCCAGGCGCATCTGGAGCGTGCCCGCGCCCTGGGCTTCGACACGCCGGAACTGCGCTCAGCCCTGGGCCGGGCCCTCCTGGAGCTGCACCAGCACGCCCTGGACGAGGCCTGGCGCATCGGCCAGGGCGACGCGCGCAAGGAGGCCGTGGCCCGCCTCCAGGCCCGCGCCGCCACCCGCATCGAACCCCTGCTGAAATCCGGCGCCCCCGCCTCCCTCATCCCCCTCGCCTACCTCGAAGGCCAGGCCGCCTGGGTGTCCGGCCGCTGGGAAGAGGCCGTCGCCAAGGCCAAAGAAGCTCAGGCCCAGGCGCCGTGGTTCTATGAGGCGCGGTTGTTGGAGGCCCGTGCGCTGCTGTCTTGGGGATTGCCGAAGAGTGGGACCGAACGAACAGCGATGTTGGAGGCGGCGCACGAGCGGGCCCAGGCTGCGGTCAGGTCGGCCCCGTGCGATATTCAAGCCTTGGAGCTAGTAGGGCGCATTGGGGTCATGCGCTACAGTGCGTTCGTCGCCGACCCGAGCAGACGAAAGGAACTTCGGTCATCCGTTGAGGGGATCGTGTCGGCTCTTCGAGTCCTGGAGATTGACGGGAGAGATGCCGTAATCATGGAAGCCGGCCTGCTGACTGCAGAAGCCGTGAATGCGCTGGTGATAGGGCGCTCTGGGGCGGAACCGCTAAAGAAGGCCATTTCTTTGCTGGCACCTCTTTTAGACTCCACACATCCATCCTTCGATGCTTTGGAAGGAGCAATGCGGGCAGAGCGTTATGCCGCGAAGTTTCCTGAGATGGGTGATCCTGTCACTTGGTTGGACCTTGCCCTTGCCCACGGGCGACGAGCTCTTGAATTGCGGCAAGGACATTCAGATCTGGCAAGGGAGTTGGCCAAAGTATCGGTGTGGCGTATATCCGAAGGAACGTTGCGAGGCGAAGCACCATGGGAAGTGTTTGAAACCACTCTGCAACTAATCCTGCGGGAATTAGACCGTGAGCCTGATGCGAAATCTCTCAGAGAGGCGCTAGGCTACCTGTGGGGGGAGAGGGCGGAATATGAGCGCACCCACGGTCTCGATCCTCGTCAATCGCTTCATGAATCTGCGATATGTTTCGAGATGGTCCTAAAGCAGGGTCGGGATTTCCTTCCACTGTACGGTAGAGGGAATGTGGCCCTCATGCAGGGCCAATGGGAGACGGCACATCATCTACCTGGGGCCCTTGTCTCTCTAGAGCAAGCAGAACACATGTATCGGCAAGCAAGGCAGGTCGCACCTTACCAGGCGATGGTTTCAGCGGTTCTCGTGGAAATCGCCCTTTGGAAAAGCAGAGCGTACGGACGGGATGCTGGGGAGAGCGAGAGGGCTCTGATGGAAGGAGAGGTGTTGTTTCAAGAAGGCATTAAGCGTTTCCCCTCAAATGCTGTGTTGTGGCTCCGGGGCGCACAACTCGCAGAGGCAAATGGACAGCAGAAAACAGCAAAGGCTCGAATTCAGCGAGCCTTTGCATTGGATTCGCACAATCCAGAAATTCGTAACACTCTTTTGGCAGCGCCTCGAGGGTAG